One Hippocampus zosterae strain Florida chromosome 21, ASM2543408v3, whole genome shotgun sequence genomic region harbors:
- the lrrc4.1 gene encoding leucine-rich repeat-containing protein 4, whose translation MCHIMSLLGRVAAHCARKAALLCVVFLMARAWSSASLALGAAAAASSQGPQGCPPQCSCSNQQGKVVCTRRGLTRVPPGIPANTRHLNLMENAIEAVQADSFRHLHHLEVLQLGRNAIRQIEVGAFNGLTSLNTLELFDNRLTVVPSGAFEYLSKLRELWLRNNPIESIPSYAFNRVPSLMRLDLGELRKLEYISDGAFEGLQNLKYLNLGMCNIRGEMPNMSPLKGLEELEISENHFPVIKPSSFKGLSLLKKLWVMNSQISVIERNAFDDLPSLVELNLAHNNLSAVPHDLFSPLRYLVELHLHHNPWNCGCDAVWLARWLREYIPTNSTCCGRCNSPATMRGRQLVEVDRGEGAATQCSAPFIADAPRDFNISAGRVAELRCRTAQMSSVRWLLPNGTILTHASSDQRISVLNDGTLNFSNVLAVDTGTYTCMVSNAAGKSNASAYLNVSAAELNTSNLSYFTTVTVEVLGPTTEMPKPKKSTTTSAATTVAGVAGGGPGLGTTATTAQPSVFQPVFISTPTVLLQSTDSPPGAAKPSAGPGLKGATGKPGKSGPSLDEVMKTTKIIIGCFVAVTLMAAVMLIAFYKLRKRHQQRSTVAAARTVEIIQVDEEDLPPPASAAQETALTLPEIRDHNSIHKLEYLSHKANYGYNKPKAEYIPQADFTLHKPKAEYTTYKPNMDFHGHKSVQDYSARKSTPDFSLHRPKLDYSPFRQDYAAHKSKAESSPFKPDFGTHPKARSDYSPFKSDCGTHPRQKTDFSPFKRDYSTQPKSKHDYSPLRSDYNAQHKHKVEYSPFKHDFGTHPRPKPDYKPGYSTQPKPKMDYSVQKCKPDGNYNPKDPYNAFKTDFSPHKADFGAFHAEFSPRAQRPKMDYSPHKVDYSPHKMDFSTLKPKYNTYKPSGHGAKWTENNVGNSLPRTLPSTITAMTEPFVIKTHTKEKVQETQI comes from the coding sequence ATGTGCCACATCATGAGTCTCCTGGGGAGGGTAGCTGCGCATTGTGCCAGGAAAGCCGCCCTACTCTGCGTAGTGTTTCTGATGGCACGGGCATGGAGCAGCGCCTCCCTGGCCttaggggcggcggcggcggcgtcctcGCAAGGACCCCAGGGCTGCCCCCCACAGTGCTCTTGCAGTAATCAGCAGGGAAAAGTGGTGTGCACCCGCCGGGGCCTCACCCGCGTGCCCCCGGGCATACCGGCCAACACGCGACACCTCAATCTGATGGAAAACGCCATCGAGGCGGTGCAGGCTGACTCCTTCCGCCACCTGCACCACCTTGAGGTGCTCCAGCTGGGGCGAAACGCCATCCGGCAGATTGAGGTGGGCGCGTTTAATGGACTTACCAGTCTCAACACTCTCGAGCTGTTTGATAACCGGCTGACGGTAGTACCCAGCGGGGCCTTTGAGTACCTGTCCAAACTAAGAGAACTGTGGCTGAGGAACAACCCCATTGAGAGTATTCCTTCCTACGCCTTCAACCGGGTGCCCTCCCTGATGCGGCTGGACCTTGGCGAGTTGCGGAAACTGGAGTACATCTCGGATGGAGCTTTCGAAGGCCTACAAAATCTCAAGTACCTCAACTTGGGCATGTGCAACATCCGGGGGGAGATGCCAAACATGAGTCCCCTGAAGGgcctggaggagctggagatcTCGGAAAACCACTTCCCCGTGATAAAGCCGAGCTCCTTCAAAGGACTGAGCTTGCTGAAAAAGCTCTGGGTGATGAACTCGCAGATAAGCGTGATCGAGCGCAATGCCTTTGATGATTTACCATCATTGGTGGAGCTTAATCTCGCCCATAATAACCTGAGCGCTGTGCCCCACGATCTCTTTTCCCCGCTCAGGTACCTGGTGGAGCTCCATCTTCACCATAACCCTTGGAACTGTGGCTGCGATGCcgtgtggttagcacgttggctaaGGGAATACATCCCCACAAACTCGACTTGCTGCGGACGCTGCAACTCACCTGCCACCATGAGAGGGCGGCAGCTCGTGGAGGTGGATCGAGGCGAGGGAGCTGCGACCCAGTGTTCCGCCCCGTTCATTGCGGACGCGCCGAGGGATTTTAACATCTCGGCCGGGAGAGTCGCCGAGCTTCGCTGCCGCACGGCCCAGATGTCTTCGGTACGCTGGCTCCTACCAAATGGTACCATCCTGACTCACGCCTCGAGTGATCAGAGGATATCGGTACTGAACGACGGCACCTTGAATTTTTCAAACGTCCTGGCTGTTGACACCGGCACGTACACCTGCATGGTATCCAATGCGGCCGGCAAGTCCAATGCTTCAGCCTACCTCAACGTGAGCGCGGCCGAGCTCAACACGTCCAACTTGAGCTACTTCACCACTGTGACGGTGGAGGTCTTGGGCCCAACCACAGAGATGCCCAAACCCAAGAAGAGCACGACGACATCTGCTGCTACCACGGTGGCTGGCGTAGCGGGAGGAGGACCGGGCCTCGGAACGACCGCCACAACCGCCCAACCTTCCGTCTTTCAGCCGGTGTTCATCTCAACGCCCACCGTGTTGCTCCAAAGCACCGACAGCCCACCCGGTGCGGCCAAGCCATCGGCGGGGCCCGGACTCAAAGGGGCAACCGGTAAACCTGGCAAGTCTGGCCCGAGTCTGGATGAGGTCATGAAAACCACCAAGATTATAATTGGCTGCTTTGTGGCAGTCACCCTGATGGCTGCGGTGATGCTCATTGCCTTCTACAAACTGAGAAAGCGCCACCAGCAGAGGAGTACCGTGGCGGCCGCTCGCACCGTGGAGATCATCCAGGTCGACGAGGAGGACCTTCCGCCGCCGGCTTCTGCAGCACAAGAGACAGCTCTGACGCTGCCCGAAATCAGAGACCATAACAGCATCCACAAACTGGAATATCTCAGTCACAAGGCAAACTACGGCTACAACAAACCCAAGGCCGAGTACATACCTCAAGCTGATTTCACCCTTCACAAACCGAAAGCAGAATATACGACGTACAAGCCCAACATGGACTTTCATGGCCACAAGTCCGTCCAAGACTACAGCGCTCGCAAATCGACGCCAGATTTTAGCCTCCATAGACCAAAGCTTGACTACAGCCCCTTCAGACAGGATTACGCCGCTCACAAGTCCAAAGCAGAAAGCAGCCCGTTCAAACCGGACTTTGGGACTCACCCGAAAGCCAGGTCAGACTACAGCCCTTTCAAATCAGACTGCGGCACTCATCCAAGGCAAAAGACCGACTTCAGCCCATTTAAGAGAGATTACAGTACCCAACCAAAATCCAAACACGATTACAGCCCGTTAAGGTCCGACTACAACGCTCAGCATAAACACAAGGTTGAATATAGCCCGTTCAAGCACGACTTTGGAACTCACCCGAGACCGAAACCGGATTACAAGCCCGGCTACAGCACTCAGCCGAAACCCAAAATGGACTACAGTGTCCAGAAATGTAAACCCGACGGCAACTACAACCCCAAGGACCCTTACAACGCGTTCAAGACGGACTTCAGCCCGCACAAAGCAGACTTCGGCGCCTTTCATGCGGAATTCAGTCCCCGCGCCCAGAGACCCAAAATGGACTACAGTCCCCACAAGGTGGACTACAGCCCCCACAAAATGGACTTCAGCACCTTGAAGCCAAAATACAACACCTACAAGCCGAGCGGTCACGGGGCCAAATGGACAGAAAACAACGTGGGGAATTCTTTGCCTCGAACCTTACCCAGCACCATCACGGCAATGACCGAACCCTTTGTCATTAAAACTCACACCAAGGAGAAAGTACAGGAGACTCAGATTTAG